In the genome of Candidatus Moraniibacteriota bacterium, one region contains:
- a CDS encoding D-aminoacylase, translated as MYDIIIKNGAVLDGTGAREFAGDIGIKEGLIATIGNLNGEQAERIIDAKGMYVAPGFVDINNHSDTYWQIFLNPDLESLVRQGITTIVGGNCGSSLSPLTDQSMLQSIQKWTDIRNLNLNWLSTKEFLEEVERRDLSVNFATLLGHGTLRRGFVHDESRPLRAAELAGMERMLKQSMREGSLGMSLGLAYVHGRHATEHELSTLAKVVGKYGGFCTAHLRSEGKELPEAIAEAITMARSSGVRLHISHLKAVGKRYWDHMERALYLLDASDSEGVDVSFDIYPYRSTATVLYTILPTWITDGGKKMMFERLRNPAIRTEAIHDLREEHIDYSSAVLSLSSLNKMITRTNVLEMAHAQGKSPEDVIFDVLLASDDRAIVSLDALSEENIEKGLRHPFSIVSTNGTGYPANYSGTGESIHPRCFGTFPRVLFRYVRERKLLGWEEAIHKMTGKPAAKAGIEKRGTIAVGNHADIVVINPNEVEDHATSENPYQYPSGIPFVLVNGKIAVDSGEYTGNRYGTVLRRTGGLLERFW; from the coding sequence ATGTACGATATCATCATAAAAAACGGAGCGGTGCTTGACGGGACGGGTGCGCGCGAGTTTGCGGGCGATATCGGGATCAAGGAAGGATTGATTGCGACGATCGGTAATCTGAATGGCGAACAAGCCGAGAGAATTATTGATGCCAAGGGCATGTATGTCGCGCCCGGATTTGTGGATATTAACAATCACTCGGATACGTATTGGCAGATATTTTTGAATCCCGACCTTGAGAGTCTTGTGAGGCAGGGAATCACGACGATTGTCGGCGGGAATTGTGGGTCTTCTCTTTCGCCTTTGACGGATCAATCCATGCTGCAGTCCATTCAGAAATGGACCGATATTCGGAACCTCAACCTGAATTGGCTGTCGACAAAAGAATTCTTGGAGGAAGTCGAACGCAGGGATCTCTCGGTTAATTTCGCGACACTCTTGGGTCACGGGACATTGCGGCGCGGTTTCGTGCATGATGAGTCGCGCCCGCTCCGAGCGGCCGAACTTGCCGGTATGGAGAGAATGCTGAAGCAATCGATGCGTGAAGGGTCGCTCGGTATGTCTCTTGGGCTGGCATATGTGCACGGGCGCCATGCAACAGAGCATGAGTTGTCGACACTTGCGAAAGTAGTCGGGAAATACGGCGGATTCTGTACGGCGCACCTGCGGAGCGAAGGAAAGGAACTTCCGGAAGCGATTGCAGAAGCGATTACTATGGCACGAAGCTCGGGTGTCCGCCTCCATATCTCGCATCTCAAGGCAGTCGGGAAGCGATACTGGGATCATATGGAGCGCGCACTCTATCTTCTCGACGCGTCCGATTCCGAGGGAGTCGACGTATCATTTGATATCTATCCCTATCGGTCCACCGCAACCGTGCTCTACACGATTCTTCCCACTTGGATAACCGATGGCGGAAAAAAGATGATGTTCGAGCGACTGCGAAATCCCGCCATCCGGACCGAGGCGATTCATGACCTCCGAGAGGAACACATCGACTACTCCTCGGCAGTGCTCTCGCTCTCCTCGCTGAACAAAATGATTACGCGTACTAACGTGCTGGAAATGGCGCACGCTCAAGGGAAGTCGCCGGAAGATGTTATTTTCGACGTGCTCCTTGCTTCGGATGATCGAGCTATCGTATCGCTCGACGCGCTTTCCGAAGAGAATATTGAGAAGGGGCTTCGTCACCCGTTTTCCATTGTCAGTACAAATGGAACCGGGTACCCGGCGAATTATTCAGGAACAGGCGAGTCTATTCACCCGCGATGTTTCGGGACATTCCCGCGGGTGCTCTTCCGCTATGTCCGTGAGCGAAAGCTTCTCGGTTGGGAAGAAGCGATTCATAAAATGACCGGCAAGCCGGCAGCGAAAGCAGGCATCGAGAAACGCGGCACGATCGCGGTTGGAAATCACGCCGATATCGTCGTGATCAATCCGAACGAAGTCGAGGATCATGCAACCTCGGAGAATCCCTATCAGTATCCGTCCGGCATCCCATTCGTTCTTGTCAATGGTAAGATCGCTGTTGACAGCGGAGAATACACAGGGAATCGATACGGAACCGTGCTGCGCCGCACCGGAGGGCTTCTGGAACGGTTTTGGTAG